ctgaggggggtaacaacagagattttgttagggaagaactttggtgacaacttttaaagggcgcatcgcgattctgcgaggaaggttcgcgataggggttcgtgggtctacgtaccgcgatccctcggttcgatgcaatatcgttacagccttaatatatatatattcacctGGACTATCACGTCTTCCATCGCCACAGAGTTCATGTCTCTTTCCAGATGTTGATTCCTCTGCAAGCCGGGATATTATTCGGTCATTCTCCCTTTTGTACACATCTTGGATGGCAGGTCGAAGGTATATCCTCTGCATGTCGTAAAACGGTGTTGCTGTTGGTATGGACATGTTGAGGAGATTAGCCCAGTCTGCTACGTCTGTGTATGTGGCTCCAGTGAAGAGTATTGATGCACTGATCAACAGATTGTTCTCTGCCATCCCTCTTCGGTCCGGACATGACTGCCATTCTCCAGAGTGCCTCCCACAGCTCCACTTGATTTTAATCTGGCTGCCTTTGGTGGTGATTGTTGTCTCAGTTATAAGACTCATGCAACTAGGACATGTTTGAAAGAGTTGTAAGAGGTTTGATTCGTTCACCAACCACTTCCTctgtccccaccctctctctgtgtcttgagAAATGCTTCCAGACCCCGACATAGTCCCTGCGCTGGAAGATGACTGGGAGCTTGGCAGTACAAAGCTGACATCTTTCAAGCCGCAATCCTCAAAACTTTTGCTCAGATCAAGAAGTTCACGTTCCATGTCAACTTCTGAGTCAGCCTCCTCCTCACTTGCGACATTTGATGGCCCTGATGAAGGGGCAGATGGAAGTGCAGTACTTGGTGGTGATGTGGATGGTAGAGGGACCTGGTGCACAATAAAACAGTGTGTATTTTGTCAGAATAATAGTGAAgggcgaaatattgtcatgtaatggcagttttcaaaataaaaggtGTTTCATTGTTGTTCTTACCAATGGTTGCGACCATGTGGGAGCCAAGGCATAGTACTTCCCAGATAACGAACGCCTTTTTGGTGTTGTTGTAGTCTGGGGGGGGCTTGTCATAAGCACATTCAATGCAGAGTCGAATGGCCCTCTAGATCCTGATGGTTCCTCCAGTGCACCGTGTTGGCTTTTCTCAGGAGTTGACTGAGGAAGTGAAGATAATTCGGTCACTGCAAGGCTGAAACCACTGCTGGCACTTTCATAAAAGAGAAAATACATACAAAAAGGAATACATAAATAAGACACATCACACTGCATCAGTGTCATCAGCTTGGGATTATGATGAATCCCCTTTCTTGTTCATCTGACATTGAAACATAGGCTATATACATACAAGTCAGTGACTGTATTATTCAGAGAAATCAACACAGCTGAACCATGTCCGTTCCTCATTTAAACCTTTTATTTTGGACCTTTTTACAAAGTTCTGCAAAAGTGAAGATAGTGTTTATGATGTCTTTATATCTTTTTGTATGCATATCTTGCATGCCTGTCTATCTGGCTTTCATGACGTTGGAAATCTGCATCTATACACCCCTCATTCGCCTATGGGTTGCATCATACAATCAACATGACACAATGAAAGTAAAATACGGTGTGGTCCGAAACAAACCAGCATTCCATTGTTGATGTACTGGTAATTCGTGAACGGCTCCAAAAGTCAAGGCTCTGATGATGACTGTTCACTGATCGCTCTGGGAGACTGTTCACAAATGCACCCAGCAGTAGAGCTAGTCTAGAGCTCTATTTTGCGTCACAGGTCTAGCCTGCTTGGGTCATGTCAACTGTTTTACCTCTACGTTTCAATTTTGTTCCCCAATGTTCCAAATGCACCCACTGCTGCTTCCGACAAAACGGACAACTTGGAAATGGTGCACACAACTTataatttggcttgtttgaatgtTTGCTAGCAGTAGACTTTGCACTGATTCAAGTACAGGGTAATCACATACAATTAGCTCGTGGACATGTGAAAGCTAGCTTACCGTAGTTTCCTCTGAGCGTTGTTCGGTGGCCGTAGGCACAGCGCCGGTCTTGAGAATTCGATACTGGGATTTTTGGCCAGGTTTCATTTCCTTTAGTGGACAAAAATCATCGGTAGAGAAATGGGCACTACAAACTCGATGATCAGCGCGTCGCAATCGCTGCGGTCTGATGTTAGGATCCATTCTCATTGCGATAAGCCACAGTCTCAACACTTCTCGGTTTTGCAGAGGAAGCCGGTGAAAAGACAAGGATGTCCATCTAGTCATCTTGTTTTCGCATCCTGGGAATGTACACATTCGAACCATTTTTGCAAAATCCAAATAGTACTCCCAAAAAGCAAATGTTTACAAGCGTTTTGCAGTCCTAGCTGATTGAGCGAGCGAATGAAGCTCAACCGCCTGCTGTCAGAATAAATGGAGTCGCCAGCCGATGACATCACGGTGCCGCCTTCATTGCCGTTTTCAGAAATAAATGAGCACAAGTAGgcgggggtgtgacagacgcgggaagtgtttgattcgactatggcacatCTGCACAACGTTAAAAAAGTGGGGACAAGTCATTTATGGGCTTGGAAATATAGCCCCTACGGCTgccgttgagtggataccgtctgacacaaaatcttccaaactgcatcaaatgggaaaaaagtggtatgggtgtgtagagtgatgtgttttattccagaaataaggccccacacgcaaaaaaacgttttttttttccctttaagatcctgccggatccggatcctgtgaaaaaccctattatcctgccggatccggatcttggatcctgtgcatctctagtattcAAGTCAGTGAGTTATGTTGATCAATATCGTgggttcttttttgttttttttaaacaaagctgTGTGtacgcatttttattttttacaaacgAACGTTCGAAGGTCTGCgtatacccgggtatgtatgaacagcacctCATTCTTCCTTTTGCCTctcaatataaatgtaatacagaTGATCTCGGACATGAAATCCCTCAACTCAAAAGAgtcatagagagaaagaaaactgGTGGTGTTGACACACCATCCAGTTTATTACATGCTGAGTTATTCCCTGAGATGTTTAAAATCTGCAAGATTGCAATTGCATTACCTGTGAGCACTGCAGCCTGTgagcacagtttttcagttttAAAACTGATTAAGACAGTGCTGCGAAACTCAATGTCTAATGAAAGATTGACTAATTTAGGGTTGCGGTCCACCCTGTCCTATTTAAACACCGGACTTTGGGCTTGTTTCGAGCTAGTAGTAGCCAGCTGCGTTGGATCGGCTGGGCTCCGAAGAGTTGGCTGTGCCTCTGCGCTATCCGCTTCTGGTAAGTATCCGAAACTTTGATATGGGGTTTATTGTTTTTGGGCCGTATGTGATCACATTCCCTTCTCCTTGCAGCTCGTTGTGAGCTGCGCTGCGTCGTCGCCTTTAGTGCTGGACTGCAGTCGCTTCATGCGGTTATGCCAGGTGCGTGTTTCTACTTTTCCCTCTTCCACTGCTTCTCTTGGGCATTTCAGTTAATAGTAGTTTCTCATTCGATCTCATTCTCGACAGATCGGTGCCTTGCTTAAGCTCCTTTCGGTCATTCGGAGCGTGGAGGCTGTGCTGTCGCTTCACTTGCCGTTTGGGCAGTTGTTTACCTCTGCCACCTTACTTTGTGGAAATGCGGTAAGTTTCCAATGTTTCATGCTTGTCGGCTACGATAGCGCTAGCAGTGAGCCTAATGCCTGTTTGTACCCGTGCAGGAAACGTGTGTGCTTATGCCAGAAACGGACGTAGGCTTATGGTGTATCCAATATATAGTCGGCAAGCAACGCGTCCAGTTCCGAACCGGTAAGTTTGTATGCCATGTTCACTATAGCTAAGTATCCCTGTAACACGCTGTTAACATGCTGCCTTTGCTTTTAGAGGTCTAACCCCAACCGCTACTGCTGTTTTGCCTGGAGTGAGTGATTGCTGTCGCTGCCCTTTGATTACTGTCGCTATACTGTCACTGTTTGTGTGTCCCAGCTCCCAGTTGGCATGAGAGGCCTGTAGTACTGGAgctgtcttcagtgtgtgtgtttgtgtgagcgtgcatgtgtgtgtgatgtgtttgtcattctgtgtttgtgtgtcttttgtttactttgtGTGTTGCTGCATTGTGCTGCTTCGCTTTTGCTGCTTTTGttcgttttgtttgtttggctttACGTTCTTCCCCAATTGTCCTTGTAAATTTTTGATTTATTTCAGCAAGCAATCCAGCTCCAGTAGGTTGAAGTGGGACTAGCTTCTCTCCCCTCTAGCTCTCCTCCACCTGACTCCCATGTGGAGTGCTTAGGACTAGTCCagcagactctttctctctctgtgtgtattcgATTTTCCTTATTTGTAGTGAGTAGAATTGCAGTTTGCAGTGTATTGTCTTTAATTTGCTTTTCTTCCCTCTTTTGGTGTTGGGTGCACTGGTGGTGGCTTCCCTGTCTAGTCTGCCCTTTCCTCTCCAGGTTATACTACAGGTGGTTGGTGAGTGTGAGGAGGAGTAGCTTATAAAGATCTCCTTGATTTTAGtgaattgtcattgtcattggtaCCTGATGAAAGctatttaaaaagaaattaaattaaACTTTATATTGATCTATTTATGAAATAAATATTGAGCATTGCCTTGTGACTTGTATTTGCACACTTTTTGTCCTCATTCTTACAAACTTTTGCACATTCGAACACTTTTTGTCCTCATTCTTACAAACTTTTGCACATTCGAACCTGTGAAGCCTTTTGGGTCTGTGTTGTTGTCTTGGGGTAGCGCCCCCAAGTGGCGTAGTCGAGAAAAACAAGCAGCTTATCTGCCACTGGTTACATAAAGAAGTAATGAAAAAGTGTTTTcaaatgcattggttttcattTAAACATTAAATAAGGTGATTCTCAAGCAAATAATTAATGTAAATGAATGTATGTGCCATTGCACTAATAATTGCACTAAttacgatttggcactcgcacgacctatgagagtcgggccgatttcttgctcaatcgcaggtcaatcgtgagtctctcatcgtgcagtgtacatggggtaaggacaagcgatttcgcctcacggtcgtgcaatcgctagcctggctctcgcgagaccccgagtgcttcgtgcatcttcgttacacttcgtgagctcgcacaggggtctggttcagccttgtcgagcccgaagtccttcgagtagaaaataaacgtgcccgcCTCTATACCTACATCCAATTACAATCGTGGGGCGGGGTGTTAACTACCTATGACGTAGCATCCGGCGCGACGACGaacacagtaacaacaacaatggCGGCGTGCGTGGAAGAGCATGGATTCAGCTTCGATTCGGCAGTTTCGAGAGTGTTATCTAAACTAccacacattaaatctttaaaagaGGAGCAGAAAACggctttgaaggaatttgttggtgggaAGGACATTCTCGCCCTCCTTCCGACCGGGTATGGAAAGAGTTTAATCTACCAAATTGCCCCGCTGGTAGTACAGGAGATGGGACGACAACAGGAGCCCATTATTGCAGTGGTGTCTCCTCTCATTGCTCTGATTCAAGATCAAATCCGCGAGGCAGAACGTTTGGGAGTTTCGGCTGCGCAGCTCGGAGGAGAGAACGACAGCGATATCCTGAACGGACATTTTCAACTTGTATTCGGCAGCCCCGAGTCCTGGTTGAAAGAGAAATGGCTGACCATGTTGGGCTCAACAGTTTACCGGACGAACCTAGTCGGGATTGTGGTCGACGAGGTCCATGTCACCTATAAATGGTAAGTGATCTTTTCATCTTTTAATTCCTACTTAATTGTATTTTAAGTATGTGAAACCATGGGCTTAATTttaggggggatggtggggacatgtccataccacttttgaggtaaacctagcttgtccccaccactttttcacaaatacaatgcGAAAACAGCATACCctgacaatttgccattgaaatgtccccaccacttttcgcgccaaacctacacctttgtgtGAAACAATATTGACAACCGGGAATGCCCTCGCGTTTGTAGCTGACTATATAGCAATTCAATTTGTCCTGCGTGGATCTTTGGTGGAACTGAATTAATTTGCCCGATGTCCGATAAGATAGATGTTGACCACAATGCCCAGACGTCacattcagacaaatatgtacaTTAAAACTGAGTGTTAACTCGAATACAGTACAACTTTGATAACAGAGATCTCTAATGCCTTTCAGGGGTCAAGGTGCGCAAGGAAATCCAGCCTTCAGAGAGTGCTTTTCTCGCCTGGGAGAACTCCGGTCAGTTGTGAAAGAAGGTGAGTTAATGTCGTgaataagagaaaaaaagaacactgGAAACACCATAGTACTACAGACTAAGAAAACACTACTTGTTTTCAAGATTACTTCAGTATTGAGTTTGAGCCTCAGCGGGTTGTTGTAACAATGTGTACCGGTATTTTTCCTTTGTAGATACCCACTACCCTTTGTTAATGAGTTTTGAAgagaaggtgttttttttttaaaaaaatatattttttattctgaTACTGGTCAAGACCCAAACTCCCCATTCTTGCCCTCTCAGCAATAAACATATATTTAAGGTTTTGTACTGTTTAGTACTAAGACTTACTTAATTAATAAAACCCAGGTTCTTTACATAAAGTTTACCAGCCGAGTTTGCAgacttcatttttgttttgttatgtgtgtgttgtttttcaggCACGCCTGTCATGGCCTTGACAGCATCAGCTGAAACTGCCAACAGAGACCGTGTCTCCCGTCTGCTACACATGCACAATGCCACTCGGATAACTGTGAGCCCAAACAGAGACAACATCAGACTTGGACTTAAGC
This genomic interval from Engraulis encrasicolus isolate BLACKSEA-1 chromosome 16, IST_EnEncr_1.0, whole genome shotgun sequence contains the following:
- the LOC134466069 gene encoding uncharacterized protein LOC134466069, with protein sequence MERELLDLSKSFEDCGLKDVSFVLPSSQSSSSAGTMSGSGSISQDTERGWGQRKWLVNESNLLQLFQTCPSCMSLITETTITTKGSQIKIKWSCGRHSGEWQSCPDRRGMAENNLLISASILFTGATYTDVADWANLLNMSIPTATPFYDMQRIYLRPAIQDVYKRENDRIISRLAEESTSGKRHELCGDGRRDSPVRDTPPTPSKTTLQKKSCILNWSSDNRTQSQMMIDQPPPK
- the LOC134466515 gene encoding ATP-dependent DNA helicase Q1-like, whose protein sequence is MAACVEEHGFSFDSAVSRVLSKLPHIKSLKEEQKTALKEFVGGKDILALLPTGYGKSLIYQIAPLVVQEMGRQQEPIIAVVSPLIALIQDQIREAERLGVSAAQLGGENDSDILNGHFQLVFGSPESWLKEKWLTMLGSTVYRTNLVGIVVDEVHVTYKW